The Venturia canescens isolate UGA chromosome 4, ASM1945775v1, whole genome shotgun sequence genomic interval CGGTGGCGACAGTCGCGTTGATATGAAGAACTTCGCTTTTATGAGCGCATGGTAAAAAGCGACGGTGGTGCAACGTGCGGCAAGATGCGCAAGTACTACAATGAAATCGTTCGTTGTTGATAAAGTTTCCGTAGTATTATTAATCCGTCAGGAAAAAAggcaaataaataaagaattatcgttattttcggTTGTTATCATTAAGGAGTGATGCCTGAACGGACACGAAATTAATCAAGCGCATTCGGATATTAGTTTGCGCTCAAAAACGACGAATAAGTGTGTGCAAGGGCTCGCAGGGAGGGCATATTCATCATCGTCGTTATGAGGCGACCACTTGTTGCACGCGggggaacaaaattggtaaCTGGTACTCGATGGACACAGTATAGAGGATTGTAATAGACAGGTGTTGAGGTCCTCGTGACAGGACAGTAGACTTTCTTACGTACCGTTCGAGTCCGGGAGGTTCGAGTCGGAAGCGGAGGACGGTTCACGGTTCGAAGGATTTAGTTCGAGGTTGGAGAACGAGATGCGACCACGGTTGGACACTGCACTGTTCGCGACAAAGACCGATGGGACCACCGGCGCATCCACCGATTCGGCCATCTTCGAGTTAACTCGCTGCGTTAAACCCGTTCTTCGGCATCTACGGGTTTGCACcgccttctctctttctctctccttcctaTCCCTTCctttctcactttctctctctctctctctttctctcgctgccGTATACCTTACACACCTCGTCGCATTCGAATCGGGCAGCATCCGCCAGCGGCATTTCGAAACTCGAATTTGcaactctctctctttctccccgcCTCTTATCCGATCGCCAGGGACGTTCGCCATGTTGAGTACGCGCAAACGACAACGGATGTCGCCACGGTAAGCCTACCTGTGGCGTTTCGGTAACGCACAAATCATCCGCTACGAGGGGCTACCTTTTATCGTTGTCCACCGTGTTCATAAATGTTCTCATATTTTGATGAGGCAGATCTTTCGGTGGTGGCGTCGGTTGAGTTCGCATtccatctttcttttttttttttttgatgagGTATATAGCATCCATGGTGGAGGACGAGAAAGTGTAGCCCCGTAGCGGACATTGCGCGAGTTACCGAAACGCCATCCGTcgctcattcatttttttaccgactgaCGAATGTTGGAACTTGTGATAACCAGTGATAACATTCGACATTGACTATTGATAACGcgcggaaaaacaaaaatgtgaaaagagcgagcgaattcatttttcaaaaaggaCAAAAGTTGACACTTCAGGATGAAATGCGTTGAAATTACGAGACATTGTTCTTCGCAAAGGTGAGCATCACGAGCGGCGACCGTAAGAGCCAATTTTATATCTGCGATTTTCTCCATTCGAAtgatctttttttcattggtcAACTGACAAGCCTTTTCGGATCATATGAACAACGAAATTCTCATAGACACACGAGGCACTCGGTGTCGTAAGAATACAAATGTTCGATATTTCCGCATCGCGAGCCTACCCAATAAATAGCTAACACTTTTAACCTTTAAACCGTCGCGTTTTATGGCTGCTGCTCGCTGACAGTGAAACAAAATAACGAGCCTTCGAACTTTACTTAGCTCAAGCACGTGATTTCTCGAAGTGAATCATTCAGCGGTGTTTTTCCCTCGGATGCTCTGTGATAACAGGCGTGGATATCGATTCgttgacaaaataaaaattatcgtCGGATGTACGAAAGCAATAAACACAACTCTGCGATCACTGGCACCATCTTACACGTTTCCTTCACTATTTATTTTGCGATTAAGTTGAAAGAATGTGGCGACAGTTAGGAACATTGGAATCGCCCTGCTTTCCATAAGTGATGAAAGAGTTCGTAaatacaccattttcttcgttttttttataacgaagaaaattttttataatcgaaCTGACGATATGAAAAGTTcacaaaacgagaaaaatttttgaaaaaattccaaaaaacgaatttttctccaCAAAAACGCgttttcaatacttttattattctcgataaaaaaaatcgattgaaacaACGTCGCAAGGTCGATTTCGATAATGTACAATTAAATAGTTTTATCAACGCATAAAATTCGAGAGAAACTTTACACGAATTGTCAGACAGTTGTAAGCAGCTTAGCAGCAGGCAAAGTGACGCTTCCGTGTCCAGAAAGGGGGTACGGCAAGGAGGCGACTCCCTTGATAATTTTGCGACTTTGACAGCAGTAGCACTCGACGCTTCTGAGACTTTTCATGTAAACGGTCGTCTGGCCACCGATGACGAGCAGCTGATCGGCGATCGAACCGATCGCTTGTCCGTGTCTCGCGATACCGATTTCGCCGTGATGGCGCCAGAGGCATGTATTCCGATCGAAAATATCGACGCTCCCGATACTTTCGCTTATCGCACCGGCGGCATCGATTCCGCTCGTTTTTGCGACTCCCCCGACCGCGTAAAGGCAATCCCCGATTGCGTACAGCGAGGCAAAACATCGGGGCGACTTTAAGGGCTCCGCTCTTAGCCAACTACCGGAAAcccaaaattcatattttttcgttcaacaaTCCAAATACCTTAAAAGTGTGTTTGTtataaaaaccatgaagaTTTGAGCTTAGTTATAAATCACAATTATTTTAAGCGATTGTTAAATAAACGGAATTTCAAACTTTAGTtactcgattatttttttagtatcggttagtagaaaaaaataccaaaaaatcgcttttccCTCGAAACACTGTCCTCGAAGACGAAGACAATCGTGTCTCAAgatcattctttttttcttttttttttatatatatattcacgccaaaatgaccattttttcatccactttgaatgctcgagaattttaattCGTTGTTACTTCGTTTAAGGAagatcacgcgaatctaatggacaccgaaaattccaactctAAGAGTTTGAATTTGGAAATGAGTTAGCTTAAATTCGgatttaaggtaactcctgtactgcatgctggtcaaatgagtgctaaattttcaaaacgcttttagaccaagttcaacgcaCCGATTAAGATGAtgaatcagtcggtaatcacaaccgcgagtgcgagagagatagctgcaaattttgaaaaggaaatttttccacatcgttcgtctgatcgaaaaaataaaaatgtcatcggatttttgcgatcgtgctgcgtacgatgacatttttattattttaatcggacgaacgatgtcaaagagattcaatttcaaaaattcgaggtgtgattaccgactgatacATCATCTTAAACTTATTGTtccaagcatattttattaacgcgaAAAACCATTTAAAattatagttttgcaaaactatcaactgatagatgcaaatttccacgatgacgcattttcacagctatttttcaaagaatcctCTGTactttttaaccgattttattgcaccaagtttcattttgttcctcaaccgatcctctacgaattcaccgcgtagattttcctttaaactcataccttcagaaattatgaatgaaaaagttttttcacttaacgAACAATTGGCTgaaacagtgaaacgatcgagttaaaaaaataacaaccACATGGTGGATTTACAGAGGACcaagttgacgaacaaaatgagactcgttgtaataaaatcgtcgaaaaaacgcagataattctttgaaaaatagcagtgaaaatgtgtcagcgtggaaatttgcatttgtcggtcgatgcttttgcaaaactagcttttttaatatgtttacatcttaatgagatgtgctgtaatacaaatccaccagagatacatttaatcggtacgttaaacttgctccaagagcgttttgaaaatttaacactcatttgactagcatgcagtacaggagttaccttaatggAGCGAGATTCTCCGAACTTtagagagccaaaaacgagaataagaaaatataatgtttttatatatcaatgatgtcttgagaaagcctcgttaccggtgaaaatcacttgtggatggaaaaagaaaaacacttgtttgaggttaacgagtaacaacgacaaacggtggaaggtttgacacgaccatgagccagctggtttaaaatataaatatgcatacgcatataaatagaaaatggctgttgttacattttgcttgacgatttaacTGGTAAAGTATTTAAACCGTTGtcattgtattaaaaattgatcaatctcaacaaaggagaataaattttattcgtttttttgatcattaaaagaggaaaaaagtcgagttgcttttttgaatcgcaagcaacgcatgatcttccttaagAAAAAGCGTTTtcggaacatttttttctgactCTTCGGTGGCTCGAGGAATGGACAATGAAAgcgttgagagaaaaactcgaaaagaTAATTGGAAATGATGAGTGAGTAGTGATAGGGGCGAATAAAATGTTTAGGAATCGTTGGGACTCGCCAATCGTTCAATGGATCGTAGCACTCGACTTCTCGTGTGAGAATCTCCTTTTTGGAGTTGCTGAAAGTCTTTCCTCCACCGACCCATACGAGTTCCCGGTACTTGGCAGCGGCGGGTCCGATTCGCGGAGCACTCATCGGTCGCATTTCCCGCCATTCTCCTTTCGAAGGATCGAACGCTTCGACGCTTTTGAGGGCGCtataaaattgtgaaattcctAGAGCTGACATATACCGAGCCTGCAAAGCGTCGGATCTGGATTCGAGTGACTTACGATCCGGTCTCGTCTTGGCCACCGATCGCGTAGATTTTCCCGTTGGAGACGACCAGGCCGAAGTCTTTTCTCGGGGTCAACATAGCCGCCTCTTTGAACCAAACCCTCGTCGCAGGATCGAAGCTCCAAACGCTGCCGACCACCGGTTCGCGTCGCTCGATATTTTCGATCCGCGGATCGGCTCCACCTGCAGATCGGGCGGGACGAATTTCTCGTTACTTTTACAGAAGCGCGACGCACATTTTAAAATTCGATCAATTTTCCCCCGACTTACCAACCAAATAAATTTTCCCTCCGAAGTAAACGGTCGAATGGCGATGCCGCGGTTCCGGAATCTCGCCAACGTATTCCCACTCGTTCTCCAACGATTTGAATCGGTACATGTCCTTGGCGGTGTTGCCACCGATTCCGTATTCCTGGTGGGGGTCGAGACCTCCCAGGACGAGGATCGATTCGCAGTTTGTAAAGAACAAAGAATCTTTGCCGTGAAAATCGAGGCTGGTCGAGCCGCTTTCGCCGATGAGGCTGTCGCTCGTCCGAATGACTCTGCAGGATCGATTTTACTTTCACTTTTCCATAAATTCGTCCTCCGAAGAACCGCGAAATAAAATCTGTACAATTTTGCTgcagattgaatttttttatcgcgtcAAAGACTCACAGGCTTTGATAGCAGGCGAAATTGGCGACCGAGGGGTTGTTGGTTCTCGGTGAAAAAGCGTCGGTCTCAGTGTCGGTGTTTTCGGACTGCGAGATCGACGACGTTTTCTCATCGAAGCTGTGGAAGACTCCCGGACGATGGATAGTCCGGACGGAGTCGCCGGTTTCTCTGTGCCGATTTGTATCCTCCGATCTGGGAACGTCCAACTAGCAAAGGAAAGGGTCGTTGTTGAGAGAGCGAAAAAGTTTCGATTTACGCGGCTCGAACGTACGCGCAATCCTTCGAAAACTTTGGACGCGGCGGGGCGATCTTCGCGGCCGGTGAATTCGAGCCTTTTTTTCCGAGGGCTCGGTGATCGTCGGGGAATCTTTGATTCTCGTTGCTCGTTTTTGCTCCGGCTGGCCAAACTGACGGAAAGTCTGACCGATTCGGCGCGCGGTTTCTCGCCCTTTCCTAACAACTCAGcaattttcctcgttttttgtcTCTCCTCGGCGGAGCAGCTCTTCCGAATCTCGTGATATTTCGCGCGAGTTTTGTAGCCTCGGAAGATCGCTTGGATCGTCGTCGCAGCCTCTTCTTCCGATTTGCTCGAGTAGCCTTCCTCGTAATTCGGGCGCTTTCCATCCGCGCGTTTCTCGGCCTTTCTCGCCGCGGTCTCCCTCCGTCGACTCGCTTCTGCGACCTTCGTCGATCCTCTTCCGGAAGCCTCATCGGGGACGGCGAGGCTCGCTCGTTGTTCGCTCGACAAGTGCCTAAAAGTCGTCTGTACAACGTCGCTCTCGTTACCCCGAAATTAACGCGCGGGACCAGCCCGACAACCGGTGATAAAAACAAGTATATGAGCGATTCGTCAAAGGTGAAATGAAAGAACAGCGAATAAGAGAGAGTCGAGACCTTCGTTCATTTTGAttgctttattttttgttttcgttaatttctttCCTTCTAATTAATACGTTCgaggatttgaaaattcagttgTTGGTCGATCGCCACGAGCCGGTCAGCTTCCCGTTCGGGGAGCTTCTCCCCTCTCTCCGGGGAGCTTCGTTCGTTGGCCTACTCACCCCTTTCACTCTTCTGTCGAAATTGATCAAGTAATCTCCGAGGATTTCCGGTGGCATCATCCCCGCCGCCCCGGGCATCCCCAATGGCGGAGGCCCCAAGCCCATGCCCGACGCGCCTGCCATCCGATTTCCACTGTATTTATCCGACTTTGGAGCGTCGTTCGGTGCTCTCCCTGCGCCGCCTCCGTCTCCACCTATACTTCGTTCGATGAGTCAGCAGAGTGTGTTTTATCGTTCGATCCGTTTCGATCGAGCGATTCGTAATCTCAACCGCGATAAATCGTTAAGCTCGTACCTGGGGCAGGGATAATCGAACAAGTGTCGGGCTTCCCGGATTCAGTTTTCCCCGACGAGTAACTCGCCCCGGCTGCGGTATCTTTTTGCCGTGGACTGGACCTCGATTCCCCGGTTTTTCTCGACTTTAACTCCGGCATTTTGGTTCGCTGGTACTCTTCGAGGTAGAGCAAAAACTCCCGGTAGGTGACGTAGTTCTGTGAAGGAAAGTGGAGGCTTCCTGTTGGCGCTTATCGGGCTTCAATAATTAAAGGGCGAGCTCTTACTTTGTCCTCGCCAGCCCAGTTGCGGTTCGTCGGCTCCGTGAGGCCCAGCAGGTCGATCCAGTGATAATAATCCTCGGTTTGATTCCCGTAccaatattttattatgaCGAAACTGCTCGGAAGGAGGACGGAGCGGCGTGAGATCGCGGAGGGGACGAATTAAGGAGCGCGGGAGGAAAAAAGGGCGGAGATGAACATACGCTAAACCGTCGTCAACCATTTTCTGGATCTCGGGGTAGGACATGAGCTCCATGAACTCAGGATTCTCGGGATTCCGTTTGACGTCGATGAGCTGCCACGGCGCGATGAGCCCGAACCTGACGCACTTGAGGACTTGAATCATGTGCTGCTTGCGGGCTTGCCAATCGTGCATGAGCCACCGAACCGCCGACATCAGAACCTCCATTTCGCTGTTGACGCATATGTAATTCGAGCGCAAAAGCAGGCAGAGCTCGTCGATCGAGAGCTCCAAAAAGTCCCGCGTGCTGACGAGCATCAAGAAGAATTTCATGATTCTTGGCACCATCAGTTCCATCACCGCCGTGTTACCGATCTTTCGGGCTTCGAGGTACAGCAAAAATGCGGTGTCCTCGGTGAAGAGCTCGTCGTTGTCGATGAACGCCCAGCACTGCTCCTCCAGTTCTGAAATCAAGGGGAAACACGGAGGGACGAATCGGGATTTGATTTTTCTGATTGGAGCGAGGCCACGCCTCGGGAAATTCGAGTTGCAAAAGACCTTTGATCCCGAGCTGCTGCGCGGCCATAAAAATCTCGAGAATGTTGTCCCTTCTCAGCAAATGACAACTCTCGCTCGTCGGGCTTATCATCCAATCGTAAATAATGCCAAAAGCCTTGGACGTTACGCTGCTCTGAAATATCTCGCGTTTTGAGCAAGCTCCGATTTAATTGAACAAACCTCTTACGGCCTCGATACTTACCCCGGTTAGATCAACCTCCTTGCAATTCTTTTCGTCGAAGTAGCTGCTGTAACTCTGCAGCACGAGCAGGTGACAGTGGAACTCGTCGTGGCCGAGGCGGACGATGCAGTCGGCGTTTCTGTagcaaaaaatcaataattactcGACGAGATCGAATCTCGAGTatggaaaacaaatttttgcaACTTTTTGACAACGCGCTTTTCGTCCAAGGACCTTAAATAGCGTTGCCACGTTGAAAAGTactgcaaaattttgtttcacgtCGTCAGGACGTAAAACGATTGAATCACGAAAGTTGTTTGTGCGTGGAAAAacttcaacatttttccgcGTTCTCAGCACGTTCGCTGTAACCACGAAACGAGACTCCAAACTTTTATAATTCGACActcttaaaaaaatgaagaaagcaGAATTCtggagataaaaactatcgtCGCGGTGCCACCGGACGAATCGACCCAGTTTTCGGGCATTTTAAGGAGCCTCCTCGACTTACTTGTAATTCGTGATTCGTCTCGCAAGCTCCCGATACAGATCCGTCTTTTCCGGTAGAATAATATTTTGCCAATCGATCGGTTGTTCTCCGGTGAAGCCGAGCCTGTCGTCAGTttacgaggaggaggaggaggaggggggTGAGTGCTCAAACTCATTTGCCGTTCGTTCCGCCTCGTTtgtacgaatgaaaaagtgaGGGTACTCACGAGGAGAGGGGAACTTCGTGGTTGCTCGGTGCCGTCGCTGATCGATGCTGAACGTTCTCGGCTCCGCGATTTTCCTCCATTTCTTCCGGGCGGATATGGAGCGACGAAGATCTGAAGGGCCGAGTTCGAGGGACGTAGCCCGAGGACGATTCTTCGACTTGTCGCGAGCGAGTCTCCGCCGATTCGCTGGCTTCCTCGTTCACCACGCCGATTTCTTCGGCTCCCTTGCCGATTTCCGCTTTGACGTTGACCCTCGTGTGACGCGGATCGGCCACGAGAACGCTCACTCTTTTCGACTCGAATACGACCTGCCCAAATATTTTGAATCATTCAATTGCCCTCTTTTCTCGATCGAACGTCTGCTCGACGAGAGATTCCTTCGCACCTGGTTCGGCACGATCTTCAAGTTCCCACTGGCAGTTTCTTGGAAGGGGAACTCTCGTTTGTCCTGGTTCGAGGGGTCCTCGGGGCCCTGGGAATCTCCGCGTTGCCGGGCTTCTCGTTGCTGATTCTGCATGTGTCGCATGAGAAAAGCGACTCGAGAAGTTTCTCCGGACACTCGCTCCTCCTGCTGCTTCGATCTTTCCCgactttcaattttccttgaaCAACTGTCCTCGTCAACAGAAAGTTTTCCGAGATTCATTTTACGCCGAAATTTACAGCGAAAATTAAGGCGCTACTGAGATTCGCGGCTCGTCAGATCCAGAGGAGCTCAACTGATTCTCAATAATCTTGTTTTTCTCGGTCCCACTACAATTCAGGAGCGTTTGCTCGGTGCAAAAACTTTGAACTCGACTGAGATATCGAGGCGAGGGTCACGCAATACACTCGCGAAACTCTAACGTCGTTTTCAGCACCTCCCCCCGTTCGCCACTCGCCGGTCCGAACAACTTGAAATTCTGGGCTATTCTTTCTCCGTGTAatcgaatcgatgaaaattctctgattttttttttttttttttttcaataaaaattacaaTAAAGCACGTAAAATCGAAGTTTTTGAGTTGCAACGATTGACTTGTTTAATttaatattggaaaaatactAGAAAGTGATCGCGATTCCCCTGCGCTGTCCCTGGATTCCATGACATTTGAAAGAGTCAATAAAAAAGCGTaaaatgttgttttatttTGGCATTGTGGGTGCGAGGATCGAATGAAAGTTCGTTTGGATCAATGCGGTATAATGTCGTGTCACTTTTCTCGTCGGAATATTCGCCAAGTAGGATTTAGGAGGGAAAAAAGGGAGAGCGAACGACGTGGCGAGTGATCAGGAAAAAATGGACTCACGAAGAGCGATGAGCCATCAAGCATCGAGGGAAGGATTCAGCTGTTCGGCATCGTTCCTTCGAATTTCGGTTACGATGCTCTCGTTCGAAATCCCAGCTGCTGGCGACTCTTTTGCCTCGGAGGTTTTTCCGGGCGTTGAATCTGGCGGATCGTCGTTTTCGGCGTCGAGAGTCCGGGCTTTCTTTCGCCCGGGGCGAAGTAGTTTCAGGTGTTGCGGCGGGTGCGCCCGGGAGGAAGGGTCGAGCGTTggcttccaatttttttatcgcgtcTCTGGGTTGCTCCGCGATCGCCGGCAAGGCGACGGTAACGAGggttttttcagattttgaCAGGCGAACGGGAGGAGCTTTCGACGGCGAGGACGAACACGAGGACAAGGGCGAGCGAACGGAGGCAGAAGGAGAGGACGAATCGgcccttttttcctcgttgcTCTCCGCGTCGTAAAGTACGACGACGCTACTTTTGCTATTTTGCACGCGAACTCTTCTACGAAATGGTTTTTCCTCACTCTCTTTAACGCTCGCTGCAATCAGAGTAAGTCTCATATAAAAATACGCGAAAAACGCCCCGACTCGACGATCAATTGACAGCGATTCAAATATTCCGTCGAAACGTTTTGCTATAAAAATCGGAGATTCGATGGGAGCGTGGAAAATCTTAAAAGCACTTGAATCCGTGACAGTTTTTCGGCTCGCCGAAACCTCCCTCGTCCCACCGGTCTGAAAATCTCCGTAGAAACttaaaaagtgtatttatccGAAGGTGATTGAAGCTATCGGAGAATCGAACGCGTACGTTTTTCGCTGTGATGACGTATCGCTTGGATGATCCTCGGAATTCCGACCTCCCCTCGGTCTCTCCTCGATTCAACGTCGGACCGGCTGATTTCTCCGATTCTCGAATATTTACCTTCCGCCAAGGTGCAACGAGGTTGCTCCGGAGCTATAAATAAGGAGAGGAATGATTTCCGTGAATCATGCAtctttctgtctctctcccggtcgacggggggggggggggggctatCGAGAACAAAGTTCTCGCTCTGCGCGGCGGGAGCGACGAAACACTTACGTCACTTACGTAATTTAGCGAGTGGTGTGTCGGGGCAATTGGCGAAACAAGAGCGCGCGCGAACGAATCTCGAAAGTCTCCGACTCCCTCGCACTCTCGATTTGTTCCGTGGCCTGTGACCGAATGGGAATGAAACAAGGGAGAAGTCGAATTTagtgaagagagagagagagagagagagtttttCATCGAGGCCTGAGCCGGAGGCTTAAATCAACAACGAAGGATTTTCCTAACCTTGGATTCAACAGATCAATTTCGAATGGACTCGATGAATCGTTTTCGGAGGTCGATGCGTCTACGGAACAGTCCTGGCTCCGGAGAACCCGATAATTCGAATGTGACCCGGAGAACCAAGTCTCGTGACAAAATAAAATGTGACGAAAAACTCACGTCATATCGCGTCAAAACTCTTCGCATTATCCGCTCAACATCGTCCTCTTAATTCCTTCCACGACATAATCCAAAAATCCCACTGTCCAGCCCCAAATTCACGCGGATCACCGAAATCCTCACTAAAATACCTCGGTAAACTAATTCGAAacgaaagagaataaaaaaacggtTTACTTTAGGGGTTCGCGCGTGTGTTGGGCTGGAGGAGGCCCTAGAAACCAAACAGACGACGTCAGAGTGCCCGCGATCGATATGCGCTGcttgcttcttcttcttcgtcaaAGACAAAAGCAATATCGCGATAAGTTCCGCAAATACTGCAATTTCATACCGCCATATCCGCGTGAATATACGCgaggggaggaggaggaaaaaaaacgcttcgatCTCGtgcattgaaattttctcgtaTAGTGTGCGAGGTTGCGGAATTTAAGGAGGGGCGGGGGGCGCAGTGTACAGACGCCAAAAAATGGTGAGAgcgttgaaaaacaaatatttttcttcgacgtTTGAAATCCTCTCGATATTCGTTGAATAGTCACATCGCGGCATGGGCTGATCGGTGTGTTGAGAGCGCGTTTGAACAAAGCTCTTGTTGGGGAATGTCGAAGAAATTTGAAGCTCCCGAACCGAGTTCGATTGAAAACGCAGCTTTTTTGCTGCCCGCCTTTTTTCATCAGCCGGAAATCAGCGTCGCCAGATGTCTTCGAAGTTGCGtatatataatttatttatgaaaCTCCGTGATAAAT includes:
- the LOC122409377 gene encoding uncharacterized protein, whose amino-acid sequence is MRRVLTRYDDCSVDASTSENDSSSPFEIDLLNPRPRNKSRVRGSRRLSRFVRARSCFANCPDTPLAKLPPEQPRCTLAEGKYSRIGEISRSDVESRRDRGEVGIPRIIQAIRHHSEKPSVKESEEKPFRRRVRVQNSKSSVVVLYDAESNEEKRADSSSPSASVRSPLSSCSSSPSKAPPVRLSKSEKTLVTVALPAIAEQPRDAIKKLEANARPFLPGAPAATPETTSPRAKESPDSRRRKRRSARFNARKNLRGKRVASSWDFEREHRNRNSKERCRTAESFPRCLMAHRSSCSRKIESRERSKQQEERVSGETSRVAFLMRHMQNQQREARQRGDSQGPEDPSNQDKREFPFQETASGNLKIVPNQVVFESKRVSVLVADPRHTRVNVKAEIGKGAEEIGVVNEEASESAETRSRQVEESSSGYVPRTRPFRSSSLHIRPEEMEENRGAENVQHRSATAPSNHEVPLSSLGFTGEQPIDWQNIILPEKTDLYRELARRITNYKNADCIVRLGHDEFHCHLLVLQSYSSYFDEKNCKEVDLTGSSVTSKAFGIIYDWMISPTSESCHLLRRDNILEIFMAAQQLGIKELEEQCWAFIDNDELFTEDTAFLLYLEARKIGNTAVMELMVPRIMKFFLMLVSTRDFLELSIDELCLLLRSNYICVNSEMEVLMSAVRWLMHDWQARKQHMIQVLKCVRFGLIAPWQLIDVKRNPENPEFMELMSYPEIQKMVDDGLAFVIIKYWYGNQTEDYYHWIDLLGLTEPTNRNWAGEDKNYVTYREFLLYLEEYQRTKMPELKSRKTGESRSSPRQKDTAAGASYSSGKTESGKPDTCSIIPAPGGDGGGAGRAPNDAPKSDKYSGNRMAGASGMGLGPPPLGMPGAAGMMPPEILGDYLINFDRRVKGTTFRHLSSEQRASLAVPDEASGRGSTKVAEASRRRETAARKAEKRADGKRPNYEEGYSSKSEEEAATTIQAIFRGYKTRAKYHEIRKSCSAEERQKTRKIAELLGKGEKPRAESVRLSVSLASRSKNEQRESKIPRRSPSPRKKRLEFTGREDRPAASKVFEGLRLDVPRSEDTNRHRETGDSVRTIHRPGVFHSFDEKTSSISQSENTDTETDAFSPRTNNPSVANFACYQSLVIRTSDSLIGESGSTSLDFHGKDSLFFTNCESILVLGGLDPHQEYGIGGNTAKDMYRFKSLENEWEYVGEIPEPRHRHSTVYFGGKIYLVGGADPRIENIERREPVVGSVWSFDPATRVWFKEAAMLTPRKDFGLVVSNGKIYAIGGQDETGSALKSVEAFDPSKGEWREMRPMSAPRIGPAAAKYRELVWVGGGKTFSNSKKEILTREVECYDPLNDCWLRAEPLKSPRCFASLYAIGDCLYAVGGVAKTSGIDAAGAISESIGSVDIFDRNTCLWRHHGEIGIARHGQAIGSIADQLLVIGGQTTVYMKSLRSVECYCCQSRKIIKGVASLPYPLSGHGSVTLPAAKLLTTV